Below is a genomic region from Bacillus mycoides.
CCTTATGCCTTTGCACTCTACGAATGATTTCCAACCATTCTGAGGGAACCTTTGGGCGCCTCCGTTACACTTTAGGAGGCGACCGCCCCAGTCAAACTGCCCACCTGACACTGTCTCCCGGGTCGATAAGACCCGTAGGTTAGAATTTCAATACAGTCAGGGCGGTATCCCACCAGCGCCTCCACCGAAGCTAGCGCTCCGGTTTCAATGGCTCCCGCCTATCCTGTACAAACTGTACCAAAATTCAATATCAGGCTACAGTAAAGCTCCACGGGGTCTTTCCGTCCTGTCGCGGGTAACCTGCATCTTCACAGGTACTATAATTTCACCGAGTCTCTGGTTGAGACAGTGCCCAAATCGTTACACCTTTCGTGCGGGTCGGAACTTACCCGACAAGGAATTTCGCTACCTTAGGACCGTTATAGTTACGGCCGCCGTTTACTGGGGCTTCAGTTCAGAGCTTCGCTTACGCTAACCCCTCTCCTTAACCTTCCAGCACCGGGCAGGTGTCAGCCCCTATACTTCGCCTTACGGCTTCGCAGAGACCTGTGTTTTTGCTAAACAGTCGCTTGGGCCTATTCACTGCGGCTTTCCGTTAAGAAAGCACCCCTTCTCCCGAAGTTACGGGGTCATTTTGCCGAGTTCCTTAACCAGAGTTCTCTCGCACACCTTAGGATTCTCTCCTCGCCTACCTGTGTCGGTTTGCGGTACAGGCACCTTTTATCTCGCTAGAAGCTTTTCTTGGCAGCGGGGAATCAAAGACTTCGCTCCATAAGGAGCTTCCCCATCACAGCTCAGCCTTCACGATAAGCGGATTTGCCTACTTATCAGCCTAACTGCTTGGACGTGCACAACCAATCGCACGCTTCTTCTATCCTTCTGCGTCCCTCCATTGCTCAAACGATAAAGAGGTGGTACAGGAATATCAACCTGTTGTCCATCGCCTACGCCTGTCGGCCTCGGCTTAGGTCCTGACTAACCCTGAGCGGACGAGCCTTCCTCAGGAAACCTTAGGCATTCGGTGGACGGGATTCTCACCCGTCTTTCGCTACTCATACCGGCATTCTCACTTCTAAGCGCTCCACCAGTCCTTCCGGTCTGACTTCACTGCACTTAGAACGCTCCCCTACCACTGATACCATTGGTATCAATTCGCAGCTTCGGTGGTGTATTTAGCCCCGGTACATTTTCGGCGCAGAGTCACTCGACTAGTGAGCTATTACGCACTCTTTAAATGGTGGCTGCTTCTGAGCCAACATCCTAGTTGTCTAAGCAACTCCACATCCTTTTCCACTTAATACACACTTTGGGACCTTAGCTGGCGATCTGGGCTGTTTCCCTCTTGACTACGGATCTTATCACTCGCAGTCTGACTCCTAAGGATAAGTCATTGGCATTCGGAGTTTGACTGAATTCGGTAATCCGATGAGGACCCCTAGTTCAATCAGTGCTCTACCTCCAAGACTCTTACACTTAAGGCTAGCCCTAAAGCTATTTCGGGGAGAACCAGCTATCTCCAGGTTCGATTGGAATTTCTCCGCTACCCACACCTCATCCCCGCACTTTTCAACGTGCGTGGGTTCGGGCCTCCATTCAGTGTTACCTGAACTTCACCCTGGACATGGGTAGATCACCTGGTTTCGGGTCTACGACCACGTACTAAACGCCCTATTCAGACTCGCTTTCGCTGCGGCTCCGCCTCTTCAGCTTAACCTCGCACGGGATCGTAACTCGCCGGTTCATTCTACAAAAGGCACGCCATCACCCATTAACGGGCTCTGACTATTTGTAGGCACACGGTTTCAGGATCTCTTTCACTCCCCTTCCGGGGTGCTTTTCACCTTTCCCTCACGGTACTGGTTCACTATCGATCACTAGGGAGTATTTAGCCTTGGGAGATGGTCCTCCCAGATTCCGACGGAATTTCACGTGTTCCGCCGTACTCAGGATACATTCAAGAGAGAACGAAGTTTCGACTACGGGGTTGTTACCCTCTGTGACGGACCTTTCCAGGTCGCTTCGTCTACCTCGTTCCTTTGTAACTCCGTATAGAATGTCCTACAACCCCAAGAGGCAAGCCTCTTGGTTTGGGCTAGATTCCGTTTCGCTCGCCGCTACTCAGGAAATCGCATTTGCTTTCTCTTCCTCCAGGTACTTAGATGTTTCAGTTCCCTGGGTCTGTCTTCCATACCCTATGTATTCAGGTAAGGATACCATACCATTACGTATAGTGGGTTTCCCCATTCGGAAATCTTCGGATCAAAGCTTACTTACAGCTCCCCGAAGCATATCGGCGTTAGTCCCGTCCTTCATCGACTCCTAGTGTCAAGGCATCCACCGTGCGCCCTTTCTAACTTAACCAAACTAAAATTAAAAAAATATGAGCTACACTGTTATCTAGTTTTCAAAGAACATACATTTAAACTTGAGAGATAGTTCTCTCAAAACTGAACGAAACAAAACAAGTCAACGTTTATTGATGAACTGCGTTCATCAATTCTCCATAGAAAGGAGGTGATCCAGCCGCACCTTCCGATACGGCTACCTTGTTACGACTTCACCCCAATCATCTGTCCCACCTTAGGCGGCTGGCTCCATAAAGGTTACCCCACCGACTTCGGGTGTTACAAACTCTCGTGGTGTGACGGGCGGTGTGTACAAGGCCCGGGAACGTATTCACCGCGGCATGCTGATCCGCGATTACTAGCGATTCCAGCTTCATGTAGGCGAGTTGCAGCCTACAATCCGAACTGAGAACGGTTTTATGAGATTAGCTCCACCTCGCGGTCTTGCAGCTCTTTGTACCGTCCATTGTAGCACGTGTGTAGCCCAGGTCATAAGGGGCATGATGATTTGACGTCATCCCCACCTTCCTCCGGTTTGTCACCGGCAGTCACCTTAGAGTGCCCAACTTAATGATGGCAACTAAGATCAAGGGTTGCGCTCGTTGCGGGACTTAACCCAACATCTCACGACACGAGCTGACGACAACCATGCACCACCTGTCACTCTGCTCCCGAAGGAGAAGCTCTATCTCTAGAGTTTTCAGAGGATGTCAAGACCTGGTAAGGTTCTTCGCGTTGCTTCGAATTAAACCACATGCTCCACCGCTTGTGCGGGCCCCCGTCAATTCCTTTGAGTTTCAGCCTTGCGGCCGTACTCCCCAGGCGGAGTGCTTAATGCGTTAACTTCAGCACTAAAGGGCGGAAACCCTCTAACACTTAGCACTCATCGTTTACGGCGTGGACTACCAGGGTATCTAATCCTGTTTGCTCCCCACGCTTTCGCGCCTCAGTGTCAGTTACAGACCAGAAAGTCGCCTTCGCCACTGGTGTTCCTCCATATCTCTACGCATTTCACCGCTACACATGGAATTCCACTTTCCTCTTCTGCACTCAAGTCTCCCAGTTTCCAATGACCCTCCACGGTTGAGCCGTGGGCTTTCACATCAGACTTAAGAAACCACCTGCGCGCGCTTTACGCCCAATAATTCCGGATAACGCTTGCCACCTACGTATTACCGCGGCTGCTGGCACGTAGTTAGCCGTGGCTTTCTGGTTAGGTACCGTCAAGGTGCCAGCTTATTCAACTAGCACTTGTTCTTCCCTAACAACAGAGTTTTACGACCCGAAAGCCTTCATCACTCACGCGGCGTTGCTCCGTCAGACTTTCGTCCATTGCGGAAGATTCCCTACTGCTGCCTCCCGTAGGAGTCTGGGCCGTGTCTCAGTCCCAGTGTGGCCGATCACCCTCTCAGGTCGGCTACGCATCGTCGCCTTGGTGAGCCGTTACCTCACCAACTAGCTAATGCGACGCGGGTCCATCCATAAGTGACAGCCGAAGCCGCCTTTCAATTTTGAACTATGCAGTTCAAAATATTATCCGGTATTAGCCCCGGTTTCCCGGAGTTATCCCAGTCTTATGGGTAGGTTACCCACGTGTTACTCACCCGTCCGCCGCTAACTTCATAAGAGCAAGCTCTTAATCCATTCGCTCGACTTGCATGTATTAGGCACGCCGCCAGCGTTCATCCTGAGCCAGGATCAAACTCTCCAATAAAGTTAGTTTGTCTAGCATCTAAAAATAAAAATTGACGTTCACGTTGTTTGTTTCGTTCAGTTTTCAAAGAACTAAAAGCGGGTGAAGAGAATCGAACTCTCGACCAGAGCTTGGAAGGCTCTTGTTTTACCACTAAACTACACCCGCGTGGTCGGGAAGACAGGATTTGAACCTGCGACCCCCTGGTCCCAAACCAGGTGCTCTACCAAGCTGAGCCACTTCCCGTTATGGCGCGCCCGAGAGGAGTCGAACCCCTAACCTCTTGATCCGTAGTCAAACGCTCTATCCAATTGAGCTACGGGCGCTTATTCATGATGTTTTTTCGTCGTTGTATTTTGGCGACTCAATTATCTTACCATACTACATTTTCAAATGCAAGTACTTTTTAAAAGATTTTTTGATGCGGCCGAGAGGACTTGAACCTCCACGGGGTTTCCCCCACTAGGCCCTCAACCTAGCGCGTCTGCCGTTCCGCCACGACCGCGCGGAAAAAACAAAAGTGAGCCATGAAGGATTCGAACCTTCGACCCTCTGATTAAAAGTCAGATGCTCTACCAACTGAGCTAATGGCTCGTAAATGGCTGGGCTAGCTGGATTCGAACCAGCGCATGACGGAGTCAAAGTCCGTTGCCTTACCGCTTGGCTATAGCCCATCGAAATAGTTATCTTCTTTTCAAAGACAAATGTTATTTTACCATAATGTCCAATAAAAAACAACTGCTATATAGCAGAAGTTAAAATGGCGGTCCCGACCGGGGTCGAACCGGCGATCTCCTGCGTGACAGGCAGGCATGTTAACCACTACACCACGGGACCATTTGGTTGCGGGGACAGGATTTGAACCTGCGACCTTCGGGTTATGAGCCCGACGAGCTACCGTACTGCTCCACCCCGCGATAATATTATTTATATAATTTATATGGTGGAGGATGACGGGATCGAACCGCCGACCCCCTGCTTGTAAGGCAGGTGCTCTCCCAGCTGAGCTAATCCTCCGAAGTGGTGACCCGTACGGGATTCGAACCCGTGTTACCGCCGTGAAAGGGCGGTGTCTTAACCACTTGACCAACGGGCCAATATGTATGGCAGAGAAGAAGGGATTCGAACCCTCGCACCGCGTTAGCGATCTACTCCCTTAGCAGGGGAGCCCCTTGAGCCACTTGGGTACTTCTCTGTATGGCTCCGCAGGTAGGACTCGAACCTACGACCGATCGGTTAACAGCCGATAGCTCTACCACTGAGCTACTGCGGAATAATGAAGACAATTTGTATCTTATAAAAATTCTCATCGTAAGTCAAGAAGTTTTTTCACAACATCTTGCGCAAACGTGACATGTTTATAATATACTGGATTGCGTTTTCACTGTCAAGATGTTTTCACTACCAGTTTTAGTTGTCCTTTACACTTTCCACATACATACCTTTGTGTATTTATTTGACGTCTTCTTACATATTGAAAAGAACACCCCATACATTCATACATAGAAACTCTCGTTTCCTCCTCACTAATCATTCGTTTACAAAAACGTGGTGCACCTACTTTCTTTAATAACTCCCGAAAATCTCTATCTCGATGCTTATACCCTTTTCCTGTGATATGTAAGTGATAATGACAAAGTTCATGTTTAACAATCCCGACTAACTCTTCTTTTCCATATACTTCGTAATATCGATAATTCAATTCTATATTATGATTCTTCAATAGATAGCGCCCACCAGTTGTACGTAACCTACTATTAAACATCGCTTTATGTAAAAACGGCATTCCAAAGCATTGTAACGATACCTCTTCCACTAACCGCTGAATTTCTTGCTCATCCATTCTCATTCCTCCTAAACTAAAAAATATTTCCACACTTTTCTCCCTTCTTATACATATAGTAAATAGTACATATACCCATCCTCATTCAAGAAGCGTGATTTCTAAAAATGCAGCATTGCTAGAAATCCACTCACCAACCTCTCATCAAAGTTACTTTAACTAAAAGGAGCTACTTTTTTTGAGAGCAGGATTAAACAAGGAGGGATTCCTATGCCCACGTGGCTAAAGAAACAAATGCAACGTGCATATTTCGAGAAAAACCGGTATCAAATCAAGTTACTAAATGAATGCTGGTTTTATTATAGTAAAATACATCAAAGCTCATAATCAATTAAACTTTCCAGTTCATAAAAAGAGAGCAGTTTCATCTGCTCTCTTTTCTTACTATTCAATCGGTAACATTGATAATGCAACACGACCTTTTTTCGTATCAATATCATCTACCCATACCTTTACAATTTGTCCCACGGATACAATATCTAATGGATGCTTTACAAATTGTTTGCTTAGTTTAGAAATATGTACTAAACCATCTTGCTTCACACCAATATCAACAAAGGCACCGAAATCAACAACATTGCGGATCGTTCCCTCTAATTCCATACCACGCTTTAAATCTTCTAATTTTAAAATCCCCTTTTTCAAAAGTGGCTTTGGCAACTCATCCCTCATATCTCGCTCCGGGCTAATTAAAGCATCCATAATATCAACTAATGTCGGCTCACCAATCTCCGTCTCTTGAGATAATTTAGAAATATCTACTCCTTCGAAACTCTTTTGCAAGTTTGGTTTCCCCACATCATTCTTTGATAACCCTAAGCTCTTCAATAGCAATTCAACATTTTTATATTGTTCTGGATGAATCCCTGTGCGATCTAACGGATTCGCTCCTTCTAATATACGTAAAAACCCGATACATTGTTCATATGTTTTTGCACCTAAACGTGGGATTTTCTTTAATTCAGTACGCTTCGTGAATTTCCCATCTTCCTCACGCTTAGCTACAATGTTTTTCGCAACTGTTTTTGATAATCCCGAAACATATTGCAACAATGCAACTGAAGCTGTATTTACATTAACACCAACTCGGTTAACTGCTGTCTCTACTACAAATGTTAATGATTCATTTAATCTCTTTTGAGATACATCATGTTGATATTGTCCCACCCCAACAGATTTAGGGTCAATTTTCACAAGTTCTGCAAGTGGATCTTGTAGACGTCTCCCAATTGAAACAGCACTTCTTTCTTCAACCTGTAAATTTGGAAACTCCTCGCGAGCTACATCAGATGCTGAGTACACACTAGCACCCGCTTCATTTACAATAATGTAAAATACATCTCGCTCTACATTTTGTAATACATCTACTATAAATTCTTCCGTTTCCCTCGAAGCTGTACCATTTCCAATCGCTATCATTTCAACTTCATATTTATCTATAATTGAAATGATTTTCGTTTTTGCATCCTCATATTTACGAGCAGGCGGATGCGGATAAATAACATCTATGTGAAGAACTTTTCCTGTATCATCTACTACAGCTAATTTACAACCGGTTCTATATGCTGGATCTACCGCTAACACAACTTTCCCTTTCATCGGAGGTTGTAATAATAAATTACGTAAATTCTCAGAGAAAATATGAATCGCTTGTTCTTCGGCCGTTTCCATTAATTCTTTACGAATTTCTCTTTCTATTGAAGGTTGAATTAATCGCTTATATCCATCTTCCATCGCTAATTGTACATAATGCGCACTTTTAGAAGCTTCATCAAGAATCAT
It encodes:
- a CDS encoding SprT family protein, whose amino-acid sequence is MDEQEIQRLVEEVSLQCFGMPFLHKAMFNSRLRTTGGRYLLKNHNIELNYRYYEVYGKEELVGIVKHELCHYHLHITGKGYKHRDRDFRELLKKVGAPRFCKRMISEEETRVSMYECMGCSFQYVRRRQINTQRYVCGKCKGQLKLVVKTS
- the cmpA gene encoding cortex morphogenetic protein CmpA translates to MPTWLKKQMQRAYFEKNRYQIKLLNECWFYYSKIHQSS
- a CDS encoding Tex family protein yields the protein MEMVDNRQGLMKMLVKELGFTEKQVRHVIQLTEEGNTVPFIARYRKEWTGSLDEVQIRAILERWQYMMQLEDRKEEVLRLIGEKGKLTEELRRHIVAATKLQEVEDLYRPYKEKRRTKATIAKEKGLEPLAEWLLLYKKENPAEKAMEFVNAEKEVASAEDALQGAQDIIAELVSDNAAYRSWIRNTTFRKGIMSSSVKDKEKDEKNIYEMYYGYEEPLQKVVPHRVLAMNRGEKEDVLRISVITPIEEILQFLHKKMILDEASKSAHYVQLAMEDGYKRLIQPSIEREIRKELMETAEEQAIHIFSENLRNLLLQPPMKGKVVLAVDPAYRTGCKLAVVDDTGKVLHIDVIYPHPPARKYEDAKTKIISIIDKYEVEMIAIGNGTASRETEEFIVDVLQNVERDVFYIIVNEAGASVYSASDVAREEFPNLQVEERSAVSIGRRLQDPLAELVKIDPKSVGVGQYQHDVSQKRLNESLTFVVETAVNRVGVNVNTASVALLQYVSGLSKTVAKNIVAKREEDGKFTKRTELKKIPRLGAKTYEQCIGFLRILEGANPLDRTGIHPEQYKNVELLLKSLGLSKNDVGKPNLQKSFEGVDISKLSQETEIGEPTLVDIMDALISPERDMRDELPKPLLKKGILKLEDLKRGMELEGTIRNVVDFGAFVDIGVKQDGLVHISKLSKQFVKHPLDIVSVGQIVKVWVDDIDTKKGRVALSMLPIE